Proteins from one Microtus pennsylvanicus isolate mMicPen1 chromosome 7, mMicPen1.hap1, whole genome shotgun sequence genomic window:
- the LOC142853516 gene encoding H-2 class I histocompatibility antigen, Q10 alpha chain-like, translating to MGAMSPRTLLLLLAAALAPTLTRTGSHSLRYFRTIVSRPGLGEPRFIIVGYVDDTQFVRYDSDAKTPRMEPRAPWMEKEGPEYWERETRKAKVWEKEFRENLKNLLGYYSQSENGSHTIQHMYGCHVCSWSDGRFYRGYSQVAYDGRDYIALNDDLKMWTAADTAAQISRRKLEQIGAAERHRAYLENKCVESLLRHLKNGKDTLLRRDPPKAHVTHHPGSNGDVTLRCWAMGFYPADITLTWQREEEEQTQDMELVETRPSGDGTFQKWASLVVPSGEEHKYTCHVYHEGLRQPLTLRWEPPIHIAAPITAILVVLVLPGTVTVILAVVAVVMKRRRNPGGK from the exons ATGGGGGCGATGTCGCCGCGCACGCTGCTCCTGTTGCTGGCGGCCGCCCTGGCCCCGACCCTGACCCGCACAG GCTCGCACTCGCTGCGGTATTTTCGCACCATCGTGTCCCGGCCCGGCCTCGGGGAGCCCCGATTCATTATCGTCGGCTACGTGGACGACACGCAGTTCGTGCGCTACGACAGCGACGCGAAGACTCCGAGGATGGAGCCGCGGGCGCCGTGGATGGAGAAGGAGGGACCGGAGTATTGGGAGAGGGAGACAAGGAAAGCAAAGGTCTGGGAGAAGGAATTCCGAGAGAACCTGAAGAACTTGCTCGGCTACTACAGCCAGAGCGAGAATG GCTCTCACACCATCCAGCATATGTATGGCTGTCACGTGTGCTCGTGGTCGGACGGTCGCTTCTACCGTGGATACAGTCAAGTCGCCTACGACGGCCGCGATTACATCGCCCTGAACGACGACCTGAAGATGTGGACGGCAGCGGACACGGCGGCGCAGATCTCCCGGCGAAAGCTGGAGCAGATTGGTGCTGCAGAGAGACACAGGGCCTACCTGGAGAACAAGTGCGTGGAGTCTCTGCTCAGGCACCTGAAGAACGGGAAGGACACACTGCTGCGCAGAG ATCCCCCAAAGGCACATGTGACCCATCATCCTGGATCTAACGGTGATGTCACCCTGAGGTGCTGGGCCATGGGCTTCTATCCTGCTGACATCACCCTGAcctggcagagggaggaggaggaacagactcAGGACATGGAGCTGGTGGAGACCAGAccttctggggatggaaccttccagaagtgGGCATCTCTGGTGGTGCCTTCTGGGGAggagcacaaatacacatgccatGTGTACCATGAGGGGCTTAGGCAGCCCCTCACCCTGAGATGGG agCCTCCCATCCACATCGCGGCTCCCATCACGGCAATCCTTGTCGTTCTGGTTCTCCCTGGAACTGTGACCGTCATTTTAGCTGTGGTGGCTGTTgtgatgaagaggaggagaaacccAG GTGGAAAATGA